One window from the genome of Paenibacillus azoreducens encodes:
- a CDS encoding zinc ribbon domain-containing protein, translated as MNILQRIKDGANRATEKAQGAVEVSKLNGQIAEVEKEMELHFMEMGRSFYEGYSDENMSRAEKEMLKHCKACDELKLEIDELRRRIAELKNEKLCKCGRTVQLDANFCPSCGRSLKEGQTPRRHDDSRDAGAAMFQEDDFGETKIYKEPAQDDEFNFDHVYGKDETGASEERSYDYDLAPGKEWDAMEEDSPADERERLQEDELERERERQLELDRRIRFWKENNEGETEAPVSGSPRETVKCQICRAELPKGSKWCPRCGAEQI; from the coding sequence ATGAATATTTTGCAACGAATCAAGGATGGGGCGAACCGTGCAACCGAGAAGGCGCAGGGAGCCGTGGAGGTTAGCAAGCTGAACGGGCAGATTGCCGAAGTCGAAAAGGAAATGGAACTGCATTTCATGGAAATGGGCAGGTCTTTTTATGAAGGATACAGTGATGAGAACATGTCGCGCGCGGAAAAGGAAATGCTTAAACACTGCAAGGCATGTGACGAACTTAAGCTGGAGATTGATGAGCTGCGCCGCCGAATTGCGGAACTGAAAAACGAGAAGCTCTGCAAGTGCGGGCGCACGGTGCAGCTGGATGCGAATTTCTGCCCGTCCTGCGGCAGAAGTCTGAAGGAAGGACAGACGCCGCGGAGACATGACGATTCCCGTGATGCAGGAGCAGCCATGTTCCAAGAGGATGACTTTGGGGAAACCAAAATATATAAAGAACCCGCGCAAGATGACGAGTTTAATTTTGACCATGTCTACGGCAAAGACGAAACCGGCGCTTCGGAGGAACGTAGTTATGATTATGACCTTGCGCCAGGCAAGGAATGGGATGCAATGGAAGAGGATTCCCCTGCAGACGAGCGTGAACGGCTTCAAGAAGATGAGCTCGAGCGTGAGCGCGAGCGCCAGCTGGAACTGGACCGCCGCATTCGCTTCTGGAAAGAAAACAACGAAGGAGAAACCGAAGCGCCTGTCTCCGGATCTCCGCGGGAAACGGTCAAATGTCAGATTTGCCGGGCTGAACTTCCGAAGGGTTCGAAGTGGTGCCCGCGCTGCGGTGCAGAGCAAATTTAA
- a CDS encoding TrmB family transcriptional regulator: MEQLLQHLRNLSFTEMEAKIMVELAAKGPSSGYEVAKGLGVSRSNVYAALQRLAQHGFLRRSAGEPVRYSMLKPEELTQMISGQVKESLAFIETRMPRVETDQPPFYSIEGDRNVLEMLSREMERAEHEIVVDVWREEAALVRKGLEEAEGRGVKLLWSCIGEDAAMNRLVPWPSHDREGDSQHTGRRFSIVIDRRWCILGVRGDNCTTQGLVTEHPVMVELLLDHFTQEMVLYELEQDIGEDLAERYGPRYERIYSKYVGPDEEREPVAEKDA, encoded by the coding sequence ATGGAACAATTGCTACAGCATCTGCGGAATTTAAGCTTCACCGAGATGGAAGCGAAAATTATGGTGGAGTTGGCCGCTAAAGGCCCGTCTTCCGGTTACGAGGTGGCAAAGGGGCTTGGCGTTTCGAGGTCCAACGTCTACGCTGCCTTACAGCGCTTGGCGCAGCATGGCTTCTTGCGCCGGAGCGCCGGGGAGCCGGTCCGTTATAGCATGCTGAAGCCTGAGGAACTGACGCAGATGATATCAGGTCAGGTTAAGGAGTCCTTGGCCTTTATCGAAACGAGGATGCCACGGGTTGAAACGGATCAGCCTCCTTTTTACAGTATCGAAGGCGACCGGAATGTGCTGGAGATGTTGTCCCGGGAAATGGAGCGGGCCGAACATGAAATCGTGGTTGACGTATGGCGCGAAGAAGCGGCGCTGGTGAGGAAAGGGCTTGAAGAAGCCGAAGGCCGCGGCGTTAAACTGCTTTGGTCCTGCATAGGCGAGGATGCAGCCATGAACCGGCTTGTTCCATGGCCTTCCCACGATAGAGAAGGAGATAGCCAGCATACGGGGCGCAGATTCTCGATTGTCATCGACCGACGCTGGTGTATACTGGGGGTTCGGGGTGATAACTGCACGACGCAAGGACTTGTCACTGAACATCCGGTGATGGTGGAACTGCTGCTGGATCATTTTACGCAGGAAATGGTGCTTTACGAGCTGGAGCAGGATATCGGCGAAGATTTGGCGGAGCGGTATGGGCCGCGTTATGAGCGGATTTACA